The nucleotide sequence TGAACAGCTGGGCGATGTCTCCCTTGCCCGCGGCGACAATCACCAGGTCCGAGTTCTGCGCGTACTTCTCCAGCTCGGCCACGCCTGCGTCTTCGAAAACGAGTTCCCCGCCGCGTGCCGTGAACTCTTCCATGAACCGCGGGAACTTCACGCGCTGGTCGATGGACTTGGCATGGTTATCCAGGCGGGATGCCCAGCTGATGGCCTTCTCGCCCGGGAGTTCGGGGTGGGGGATGGTGAAGGAAATGCCGTCGACCGTGGGGGCATCGGGCCAGAAGTCCAACCCCAGCGCCCGCTCGTGCTCCAGTGCGTTGTGGAAGATGCATTGGCTGGAGGCGACCTTGCCGTCCCGGATTTCTTCGGGTGTGCGGTTGGAAATGGTGGTCACGGAGTAGCCGGCGTCCAGCAGTCCGATGCCCAGCTGAAGCCCGGACTGGCCGGCTCCGACGATGGTGATGTGGCGTTGCGTCATGGTGTTGCCCTTCTATGGAGTGTGGTGGAGCCTGGCGTCAGTTGGCGGCCAGCAGGGGGATGGTTTCTTCGGCGCGTTCAGGACCCAAGGCGGAGTAGCCGCCGTCGACCGCCCAATCGGCGCCGGTCACGAAACTTGCCTGGTCGCCGGCGAGAAACGCGACGACGTCCCCAACCTCGTGCGGGCGGCCGACGCGCTTGAGAGCGTGGAAAGGGGCGGCCACGGAATCGGTCTTGGCAAGATCACCGTTGCTGAGCGTGTCCATGATGTTGCTCCACACCCATCCGGGGCTGACGGAGTTCACCCGGATGCCGTCCGCCGCGAAGTCCACGGCCATGCTGCGCGTGAGCTGGACGAGGGCCGCTTTGCTGGCCGGGTAGAGCCAGCGGCCGGTTTGGGCGATGGAACTGGAGATCGAGGTGAAGTTGATGATGGCGCCGTGCCCTGACGCTTTGAGGTGTGGGCGCGCGGTGTTGCTTGCCACCACTGCACTCACGAGGTTGACGTTGAGGGCCTCGAGCCAGTCGCTGCGACCGGATGCCGGGCCATCGTCCTTGTAGGTGCAGGCCAGGTTGACCAGGATGTCGAGACCGCCGTGGAGGGCTACGGTTTCCTCCACGAGTTCGCGCACTGCGGCGTCATCGGTGATGTCCGTGTGGGAATAGTGGATTCCTTCCCCGAGTGCTTTGGTGAGGGTGCCGCCGTCGGGAGCTATATCCGCAACCACCACCGTGGCTCCGGCGTCCCGCAACGAGGTCACCACGCCTTGTCCCACCTTGGTTGCCCCACCGGTGACAATTGCTGTCCTGCCGTCGAGTCCTGACATGGCCCAAACCTTTCCCGTACTTGTAATGTTGAAGAAATGTGACGTCCGTCATGGTTTATCCATAAGCGACTCTAGGCAGTCGCTGTTGGCCGGGCTATCCACTAAGCGCAAAAGTCATCCGGATTACGCAGGGTCTTCCTCTTCTTCGTGCCAACCAACCCACGCCGCTGAGGTGAGCTGAGCGTCCTTGGCTTGAAGTTCCGCCGCCCAGAATTCGAAATGGTGTCGATCCCACTCGTCCCGCCGGTCATGCACGAGCTTGATGTTCTTCACTGGTCCCACCTCGCTTTCAGTGCTGTTATCGTGATGTGAGCTGCGTCATACTGGTTCTGAAAGCGACTCTAGGCGGCCGTTGAAATCCGGAATATCCACGTAGCGCGGGGATCATCCGAAAAGCGCAGAACTGTGGAGTGGGTGCCCAAATGGTGAAAATTCTTCCCCGCGATGTCCTGCGGGGGCGGCCGACGATGGCCACAACTGACGT is from Paenarthrobacter nicotinovorans and encodes:
- a CDS encoding SDR family oxidoreductase — translated: MSGLDGRTAIVTGGATKVGQGVVTSLRDAGATVVVADIAPDGGTLTKALGEGIHYSHTDITDDAAVRELVEETVALHGGLDILVNLACTYKDDGPASGRSDWLEALNVNLVSAVVASNTARPHLKASGHGAIINFTSISSSIAQTGRWLYPASKAALVQLTRSMAVDFAADGIRVNSVSPGWVWSNIMDTLSNGDLAKTDSVAAPFHALKRVGRPHEVGDVVAFLAGDQASFVTGADWAVDGGYSALGPERAEETIPLLAAN